Within Tenebrio molitor chromosome 3, icTenMoli1.1, whole genome shotgun sequence, the genomic segment ATTATGCAAAGATGTCAAAACTGGCAGGACCCCCTCAGGGAGGAGTCATCATTGGGAACATGTGGTTCCTTCAGGGAACTCCAGGTAAACCATTGAGATCAAACATACGTAAACTACAAACAATCGCTTGCAGAgttaatttttcaacggttgcgtGAAGCAAGAAAGAATTTCTAccccatttttgtaaatgccATGCTCCAATGTGGAGCCAACATCCTCAGTCCTGAAGACTGCGAGGTACTTGgcacaattaagaaaaaattggttttgacTGGTTTACTTTTAGCTGATAATGTCAAATCCGATACACAATCAGAAAGGTCGGATCTACCACCTCCTGCACAACTGGCTCCAAGATGGACTTTTGACCAGCAGCGGGCAGAAATGGCAAACCAGAAGAAAGATTCTCACCCCAGCTTTCCACTTCAATATCTTGgaacaattcattttggtgTTTAACGAAGAAGCGGAGAAGCTGGTCGAAGAATTGAAGAAGGAGTGCAACAAGCCGTACGTCAACGTGGCTCCACATATAGCCCAGTTCACTCTGAAGAGTATCGTTGGTACTGTTGCGGTACCACGTGAAGCATAACGTGTTGAATTTTGTTTGGTTGTAGAGACCGCGATGGGTACCAAGCTCAAGTTCGTCACGAAAGAAGAGATTGACTACAAGCAGGCGGTCTACGTCAATTGTAAAATCCTGCTGTATCGACTGAGCCACCCGTGGTTCATCTCCAAGTACTTCAACTACTTCAGTCCTTGGTACTTCCAAGAGATGAAAATTACAGGCATTTTGCACAAATTCTCCAGACAGATGATCGTCGACAGAGAGAAGAATTTCAAAGACATCGATGTCCCCATAGAAGAACACGATGTCTACAAAGGCAAGAAGCGTCTAGCGATGTTGGATTTGTTGTTGTCAGCGAAGAACAAAGAAGGAACTATCGACGACACCGGCATCCAGGAAGAAGTCGTCACCTTCACATTTGCAGGACAAGACAGCACAGCCCAAGCTCTCAGCTTCATCCTGATGCTCACGGCTTGCCACAAGAACGTCCAAGAACTGATGTTGCAAGAAATGAAAGGGGTCCTCGGTGACCTCAGCAAGAAGCCCACTTACAACGACCTACAAAGCTTGAAGTACATGGAGAGGTGCATCAAGGAGGGGTTGCGATTGTATCCGAGCGTCCATTTCATCGCTCGCACTCTAGGGGAGGATTTGAGAACGCACAGCGGATACGTCTTGCCCAAGGACACCGTCGCGATCATGCACATCTACGACGTCCACCACAATCCTGAGATTTATCCAGATCCTGAGAAATTCGATCCGGATCGATTCCTTCCGGAGAACTGCCAAAAACGACACCCTTACGCTTATCTACCTTTCAGCGCGGGTTCCAGGAACTGTATAGGGCAGAGGTTCGCCATGTTGGAGTTGAAGGCTGCGCTGTGCGCCATTTTGGGGAATTTCATCCTGGAACCGATCGACACTCCCGAGACTATAGTCGTGATAGTTGACATTATACTCAGGACCAAGGAAGGAATCAAAATCAAGTTTGTCCCACGTACAAAAAACATctagatttgaattttttgaaaacgtgTAATCTATGGTCATGTTTTGTATCCCTCAGAGTAATCAGCACAATAAATATGTTTCAACTTTTATGTTGTCTCATTTAAGTCGACCTAAATCGTATCTCGAGagaaaattttacttcaaactATCGAAAATGTACTGATTGTATCACGGCCTCCTTGATttataagagactcgtctcttatgaatctaggaggccgtggatTGTATACAAATAATTCACTGTGTCACCACCAGACGGTGATAGCAGTTACCTTCTTGTCACTTCAAGGATTTATTGACAGATACCAACGAAAATTTTTCCAATCTGTTTAAGAATGTTTCTTATTGTGCAACTTGcgtcaataattattaatttgattattcTGATGCAAAACAGAGTTGATAACTGATGCACTTAGTCTCTACTTTCAGACCAAATGCACTGATAATAATTAGCAATTACTTCCCAATCTCTTAGACTAAGAACAATGTTCCTGTCAACAAACATTCTTAAGCTTCTTCACTCTAACTGTGGTGTTTTACGTGGCGGAATGATTCAAATGCCGAGCTAAGATCTTGATGGCGACAGCAAAAATCCTGGTCCACCTCAAACAGGATTCTTGATAGGAAACTTGACTCATTTGACAGTCCAAGTGAAGATTCAGAAGTGAAGGTAACAGATTCGACTCTtctttgaagaaaatatattcAAGCGGTTGCGTAAAGCTTTTATCTCATCTATAAAatcaacactttgtacaaATGTGGAGTGAATATTCTTTGCCTGGAAGAGTGCGAGGTAGGTAGTTTTATACCAGGGagtgaaacaattttaattacttGTTCTTCAGATTATCATGTCTAATCCTGCGCACAATCAGAAAGCTATGATCTACGATGTCCTCCACGGCTGGCTGCATTTCGGTCTTTTAACCAGCACTGATGAAAAATGGGCTTCTAGAAGAAAAATTCTGACGCCAGCTTTCCACTTAGGCATCTTGCAACAGTTTGTTTCAGTGTTCAACAAAGTAGCAGAGAAGCTAGTCGAAGAAGTAAACCTGCTAATATATGCATTTGCACATCTACGATCTCCACCACAATCCTGACATTTATCCAGATCCTGAACGGTTCGATTCGGATCGATTCCTTCCGAAGAACTGCCAAAACAGACATCCTTTCGCTTATTTAGCGTTCAGCGCAGGACCCAGGAACTGTGTAGGGCAAAGGTTCGCCATGTTGGAACTCAAAGCCGCCATTTGCGGTGTCTTGGCCAATTTTGTCCTGGAACCAGTCGATACTCCTGACACCATAGTACTCGTCGTCGACCTAGTACTCAGAACCAAAGACCCAATCAGAGTTAAGTTTGTACCAAGGACTTGAATCTCCATAAATATTGTGTTTATCTTTCTACAATAAATTTAAGCATTTCGCCATTAATCTTGCACTTTCTATCAGAAAAAATAGATAAGAGATAATTCTGAACTCGAAATTAATGTTTCACCCTCTTCGTATTATCACCAGTcgatttaaaatgttaaaacgcTAATCCTGACTGCAGTATTGGCTGTCTTAttttttttgccataaaaaaGATAAGAATGCATACCAAGAATTATGTGGTAATGTCAAAACTACCTGGTACTCCTAGAGAGGGAATACTCGCTGGAAATATGACATATCTCTAAACCGACACAGATAGAATCCTTTTTTACTAACAGTATAGTAGTTAAAAGCTTTTTTATAGAAACTATTTTTCACCTGTTGAGAGACGCAACTTCTACCCCATGTACAATTTCTTTGCTGTCCATAAAATCGCAGCAAATATCCTGACTCCTGAGAACTGCAAGGGAACTACTCCAAAGCAAACATTTCAAATCAAAGTCGATTTTTCAGTTTCCTTCTACCTTCTCCTGTTCTAATCGTCTACTCACAGGAGCGCCTCGTCGAAAAGATGCACCAAGTCCTCGCAGGCTCGACCACACGAGACTACAAGACCTTTCAAGAGCTCTCGCAATTTGAATAGCTGCAccgtgaaatatttaattagataaaaaacttgttaaataaactgggagagcaacaaattatgtaatcATTACACAAGGCCAGCTAGATGAAAATATTACAATGTTAGTGTAAATGTCGGACGGAAACTTTCACGTCGCACAatatccaatttttttttttaattatttggaAAATATCATCTGtgctacatttttatttttgaaaataatgcaaACAGAGAGCTAAAACATCCATTTAAATTGTTACAAACGCAACAAACCTATTGCTAAAtaggtattaattttttccggtttacaatttttgaatatctTTTCTATAAAACctgtatttttttacttctCTATTTACACTAGTTTAAGAAACGAACGTCCCAAGGTTGGTCAGTTGAGTTTATAAAGCGAAACTATCAAAATGATTTGCTTTACGTTATTGTGCGTCGCAATACTCATCGCGGTGATTTTCTGCATTAGGTTGGTAATTCAACACGTGGACATTGTTGTGCACGTGCACAAACTCCCGGGCCCCCCGTCGAAACACTTTCTCTTCGGGAACATCTCGGAACTGTACGGCACCACAGGTAAGTGACAAGTGAGAGTCCAGCGCGGCAACTCCTCAACTCCTCCAATTGCAGAACACTTGTTTACTATCTTGCGAAAATGGGGTCGCGAACATTACCCCCTTTACAAAAACTGGATCCTGCACCTCGCCGATGTCAACGTGGTCAATCCGGACGACTTCGAGGTGAGACTAGACCATCCTTGTACTTTTCCAAATTCTTCTCAGACAATTTTGTCCAGCAGCAAACACATCGCAAAGGGTCAAGTGTACGACATGCTGCAAGGGTGGTTGGGAACAGGTTTGTTAACAAGCAAGGGGAGTAAGTGGCAACACAGGCGAAAAATTTTGACTCCGGCTTTTCACTTCAACATCTTGCAAGAGTTCATCAAGATTTTTCACGAAGAGACGGACAGATTGGTCGAGGTTTTGAAGAAAGAGTGTGACAAGCCGTTTGTTGACGTCACTGGGTACATAAGCGACTTCACTTTGAATACTATAGGAGGTGAGGTGCTACGGTACCATGGCACAGTCTTAAATTTGAGTTGTAGAAACTGCAATGGGGACGAATCTTGGTGACGAAACAATCACCAGCAAGAGCTACAAGAAAGCGATTCATTTCATTTCGTTTATCTATACCTACAGGATCTTGAGACCCTGGTTGATGAACAaagttttgtatttatttagccCGTGGTACTACACAGAGAGCAAAACGGTAAAGACCTTGCACGATTTCACGACTGATGTAATCGCCAAACGAGAGAAGAACTTCAAACCAATCAAACTAGACACAAATGATGATTTTGTTTATTCTAAGAGGAAGCGTCTGGCTATGTTGGATTTGTTGCTGACTGCCAAAAAAGAAGATGGTTCGATTGACGACGAGGGGATCCGAGAAGAAGTCGACACTTTTATGTTCGAAGGCCACGACACCACTTCCGCCGCCATCTGCTACGCCCTGATGCTGATAGCTTGTCACCCTGACGTCCAAGTACCACCCTCCTGGTAGTTCTAATCCGTTCTAATCGTCTGCTTCCAGGAGCGCATCGTCGAAGAGATGCACCAAGTTCTCGCAGGCTCAACCAAACCAGACTACAAGACCCTCCAAGAGCTCAAGTACACGGAGAGGTGCTTGAAGGAGGTCCTGCGACTGTACCCCAGCGTACCCTTCATCGGGCGAGTTCTGGGAGAGGATATGACGACCTCCACTGGACACCTTCTCAAGGCCGGTACCAACATGCATCTGCACATTTACGACGTCCATCACAATCCTGAGATCTATCCAGATCCGGAGAAATTCGATCCTGACAGATTCCTCCCCGAGAACTGTCAAAATCGACACAACTTCGCCTATGTTCCTTTCAGTGCAGGACCCAGGAACTGCATCGGACAAAAATTTGCAATGTTGGAACTCAAAGCGGTACTGTGTGGGGTACTTGGGGAGTTTGTTTTGGAACCTGTGGATACACCTTCCACTATCATTGTGAAAAGCGAGCTGGTTTTGAGGAACGTGCAAGGAATCAAAATCAAGTTTGTACCAAGGACGAAAGAAACAAATTAGaattaatcaatttttaaGTAAACTTGCTGATATATGTAGATTATGTAGGCAATGTAATACATTTCAagatatgtaaaaaaaaattttttagtcTTAATTATACTCACAAAATTACTTGATAACCTTCAAACTTATTGGTATtttaattgagaaaaaaattattcattaatgAAGCTACGAAATATTGAAGTTACGATAGAAATGTCCCAGTGGTGACGGTGATGGTACTTCCgtattgtcattattattgttattgttgatattattgtatttctttttttctttgcacCTCTGCAGGTAAGTCACGATTCCTTTATTACGATCActatcaataaatatttttaaattttatttacttgttACTCAGAAGAACGTACTCGTAACAGCAGTTAACGTGTTATTGTAAACGGATTGGAATAATCAGTGTTACAATGTTAGTCTCCACAATAACACTGTCGGTGGTGTTAATCGGAGTACTTCTGTACTACCTCAAAACATTAAAACATGAATTCTTGAAGTTTAGAAAACTAGGAAAGCTTCCTGCACCACCTTGCACAAATGTAATTATCGGGAACGTTCTGCACTTGCACACCAGTCCaggtaaaaattttgaaaagcaGAGCAAAATATCAAGACGAAGtttcagaaaatatttttaaaacgttcAGACAATGGGGTCAAAAATACTATCCCATTTATTCGATCAGAGTATTGAATGTAAACGCAGCATGCATTCTTCAACCGGAAGACTTTGAGGTACTTATTGGTTTGTTTAGTATGAATTGGGAATTTGAATCTGGAGGTTTTAGCTTATCTTATCCAACAGCAAAAACAACGACAAAAGTATTGTGTACAGAATGTTTGAGGAGTGGCTAGGTACTGGACTTCTAACCAGCAATGGTAAGTACCAGTGTGGGGAAATAATCTCAAGAGAATAAAGTGTGGATCTGGCAGGAAGAAAATGGATGACCAGGAGAAAAATCTTGACCCCAGGTTTCCACTTCAGCACTCTTCAACAATTCGTCGGTATCTTCAACGAAGAAACGGAAAAACTcgtcgaaattttcaaaatgctaTGCGACCAACCCTTTATTAGTATCAACTCCCACATCACTCAGTTCGCACTGAAGTCAATCGCaggtaatttatttatgcGCGCTGATATTGTGTGCATCTTTTTGTTGAAGAAACCGCAATGGGGACCAAACTGAAATTCAACACCAAGAAGGAAATTGACTACAAACAAGCGATTTTCAACATTGGGGAAATCCTAGTGTACAGAGTGACCCACGGCTGGTAccttctaaaatatttcaacatCTTCAGTCCCACCTACTCTACGGAGAGAGCAGCTCTCAAGACTCTGCACAGCTTCACTCAAGAGGTAATCGCTGACCGCGAAAAAAATTTCTCGACGGTCCCAACAGAAGAACACGACGTCTACACGAGTAAGAAGCGCTTGGCGATGCTGGATTTGCTGATAACGGCGAAGAACGAAGAACGGGTCATCGACGACGAAGGAATTCGCGAAGAAGTCGACACCTTTATGTTTGAAGGACACGACACCACTGCGGTTGCGTTGGATTTCGCTCTGATGCTGATAGCTTGTCACAAACAGGTCCAAGTAAGTTTTGTTGCCCATCCGATCAGAAATTATTGAAACGCTTTCAGGACCAAATATACGAAGAAATAAAAAGCGTCTTGGGAGACGCGCGAGCAAAGCCGACCTACAGCGACTTGCAAGAGATGAAATATCTGGAAAGGGCGTTGAAAGAAGTCCTTCGGCTCTACCCAAGCGTTCATTTTATCAGTCGCAAACTAGGAGACGATGTGGTCACTGCAAGTGGGTACGAGCTGCCCAAAAACACGTTGGTCCACTTGCACATCTACGACCTCCACCACAATCCTGATATTTATCCAGATCCTGAACGGTTCGATCCGGATCGATTCCTTCCGGAGAACTGCCAAAACAGACATCCTTTCGCTTATTTACCGTTCAGCGCAGGATCCAGGAACAGTATCGGACAAAGGTTCGCCATGTTGGAGCTGAAAGCCGCCATTTGCGGCATCTTGGCCCATTTCGTACTGGAACCAGTGGACACTCCCAGTACTATAGTACTAGTAGTTGATCTGATACTCCGAACCAAGGACCCGATCAGAGTCAAGTTTGTGCCCAGACTATAGAACACAACCATCCATTGcgatattattattgttatcttCATTAAGTTGTAGATAAAATCTATaaacaattatgtattaaacATATGATGTACGTTTTGAATGATAATTATATTTCAACTAAACGGGTTTACAATTATTCAAACAACCTGCAGTACTGACACACAATTGAGCGTAATCAGTAATCGAATAAAAGTCCATAGTCTTCATTGCCGCCATCTTGGCTGCAACAATAATTCTTTGCTTGATGTTTTTCGCTGTACTTTTTGTCTATTCCGAAGCaataaaacgtcaaattttgGAGTTTatggtgttaaaaaaattaccagcGCCCCCTGACAACAACCCGATCGTGGGAAACATCTTGCATTTGCACATCTCTAGAGGTAAAGATTTTAAAATCGGAGCAAAACACCAAACGAGATTTTGCAGACAACGTTTTCAAGAAATTGAGAGAATGGTTGCGCCAGTGTTATTCCATTTACAACATCAGGGTACTCCACATTAATGCAGCTTGCCTAGTCAGTGACTTTGAGGTAAGGGTGAAACAAAAGTGGGAGAAACCTTgtgatttctttatttattagcGAATCTTGTCCAACCCCAAAACACATAGAGAAAAGTATCGCTTACGATCTCCTCGATGACTGATTGGGAACTGGGCTTTTGACCAGCGGTGGTAATTTTTGGTCAAGATGTTTGTGTGAAGTTAAAGAATGGTTTTAGGAAGAAAATGCATAACCAGGAGAAGAATCTTGTCCCCAGCTTTGTATTTCAGTATTCTCCAACAGTTTGACAATATCTTCAACGAAGAAACGGACAGGCATGTGGATATCTTCAAGGAAATAGACGATCAGTCTTGTGTTCCCATCAACCCTCACATTACTCAGTTCAAACTAAAAACAATCGCAGGTGGAGTTTCACTCTTTGCTAATACTTCTTAGAAAATTTTGTACTTGAAGAATCCGCGATGGGCACCAAGCTCCAATTCAACACCGAGAAAGAGGTGAGCTACAAGCGAGCGGTCTTCACCATTGGAGACGTTCTTCTCTACAGACTGATCCACACTTGGTTGATTTACAAACTCGTCAACTTCTTCAGTCAGAAGTTTTTCGAAGAGAAGAAGGCTCTCAAAGTTCTGAACAACTTCACCAAGAGATGATCGCCGATCGGGAGAGAACTTTCGAAAAGATAGACCTCCCAACGGAGGATCGCGGTGAAAAACGAAAAAGGGATCATCGACGACGAAGGGACCCACGAGGAAGTAGACACCTACATGTTTGAAGGACACGACACCACTGTCACCGCTGTCAATTTCGCGTACATGCTGATCGCTTGCAACAAACATGTCGAAGTGAGTTGGAATGTTTCACTCAATGGAAACTTGTCAGAATTTTTCAGGAGCAGATCGTCGAGGAAATCGGGATAGTTTTGGGAGATGCGCGCCAAAAACCAACTTACAAGGATTTCCAAGAAATGAAGTATCTGGAGAGGGCAGTGAAAGAGGTCCTGCGACTGTATCCCACCGTCCATTTTATTTCTCGAAAATTAGGAGACGATTTGATTACTGGAAGTGGCTACAAGTTGCCTAAAGGCACCATCACGCATTTGCACATTCCTACGATCTTCACCACAATCCTAACATTTATCCAGATCCTGAACGGTTCGATCCGGATCGATTCCTTCCGGGGAACTACCAAAACAGATATCCTTTCACTTATTTACCGTTCAGCGCAGGACCCGGGAACTGCATTGGGCAGAAGTTCGCCATGTTGGAACTGTGCGCCATTTTGGGCAGTTTTGTCCTGGAGCCCATCGACACTCCAGTTGTTGTTGTGAATATTGTCTCCAGAACCAAAGAAGGGATCAAGATCAAGTTCGTCCCTCGAGAGTAGATCGATGACCCAACAATCCAGATTATCTAcgataattgtaaaaatattttctgataTCCActctgatttttattataagattattttgtttttatattttttgtttttgttaattttagcaAAGTTTGTTACGTATTACTAGACTGAAGTAGAATAAACTACTAATCTTATCTTATCAAAATTCTTGACAGATCCTGAAGAAGTActaataaaagttttaatttgcaaaaaaatcgaaaagagTATAAgaataagtaatttttgatGTAGCGTGGAAAACTttgatttgtttgtttatgATTAGAGATAATAATTGCGGCCACAACAAACGTGATTATTGTCccaattgtaaatattttacaaaatacaagaaCTGATAAATGTTCTAAATCAGAATTTTACGCAAACAATTAGTCATATCGTTAAATAATTGAGACAGAAAATGACCCAGCAACTATGATTTTAAACACAAAGAGGTCAAGCAGTATTGGTTCAGTTTACCAAAGATGTTTCTCTTGACCGTACTGGTGTACGTCGCAGCTCTCGCAGCAATCTTTTTCGTGTTAAAATGGTTAAAGATTCAGATTAGCAATTATGCAGAGATGTCAAAAGTGGCAGGACCTCCTCAAGAAGGAGTAATTATTGGTAACATGTGGTACCTTCAGGGAACTCCAGGTAAACCAGTTAGTTCAAAACATAAGTAAAGTACAAACAATCCCTTGCAGAACTAGTTTTCCAACGGTTGCGTGAAGCAAGGAAGAATTTCTACCCCATCTACAAACTAAACGCCATGTTTCAATGCGGAGCCAACATCCTCAGTCCTGAAGACTGCGAGGTATTTGtcacaattaagaaaaaattggTTTCGACTGGTTTATTTTAGCTGATAATGTCAAATCCGATACACAATCAGAAAGGTCGGATCTACGACCTCCTGCACAACTGGCTTCAAGATGGACTTTTGACCAGCAGCGGGCAGAAATGGCAAACCAGGAGAAAGATTCTCACCCCAGCTTTCCACTTCAATATTTTGcaacaattcattttggtgTTTAACGAAGAAGCGGAGAAGCTGGTCGAAGAATTGAAGAAGGAGTGCAACAAGTCGTACGTCAACGTAACTCCTCACATAGCCCAGTTCACTCTGAAGACCATCGCTGGTACTGTTGCGGTACCGCGTGAAGAATATCGTGTTGATTTTTGTTTGGTTGTAGAGACCGCGATGGGTACCAAGCTCAAGTTCGTCACGAAAGAAGAGATTGACTACAAGCAGGCGGTCTACGATATTGGTAAAATCCTGCTGTATCGACTGAGCCACCCGTGGTTCATCTTCAAGTACTTCAACTACTTCAGTCCTTGGTACCTCCAAGAGATGAAAATTACAGGCATTTTGCACAAATTCTCCAAACAGGTGATCATCGACAGAGAGAAGAATTTCAAAGACATCGATTTCCCCATAGAAGAACACGACGTCTACAAAGGCAAGAAGCGTCTAGCAATGTTGGATTTGTTGTTGTCAGCGAAGAACAAAGAAGGAACTATCGACAACACCGGCATCCAGGAAGAAGTCGACACCTTCACCTTCGAAGGACAAGACACCACAGCCCAAGCTCTCGGCTTCATCCTGATGCTCACGGCTTGCCACAAGAACGCCCAAGAACTGATGTTGCAAGAAATGAAAGAGGTGCTCGGCGACCTCCACAAGAAGCCCACTTACAACGACCTGCAAAACCTGAAGTACATGGAGAGGTGCATCAAGGAGGGGTTGCGATTGTACCCCAGCGTCCATTTCATCGCTCGCACTCTGGGGGAAGATTTGAGAACGCACAGCGGATACGTTTTGCCCAAGGACACCGTCGCGGTCATGCACATCTACGATGTCCACCACAATCCTGAGATTTATCCAGATCCTGAGAAATTCGATCCGGATCGATTCCTTCCGGAGAACTGCCAAAAACGACACCCTTACGCTTATCTACCTTTCAGCGCGGGTTCCAGGAACTGTATAGGGCAGAGGTTCGCCATGTTGGAGTTGAAGGCTGCGCTGTGCGCCATCTTGGGGAATTTCATCCTGGAACCGATCGACACACCCGAGACTATAGTCGTGATAGTTGACATTATACTCAGGACCAAGGAAGGAATCAAAATCAAGTTTGTCCCACGGACAAACATCTAGATTAGAATTTTTGATAACGTGTAATCTATGGTCATGTTTTGTGTCGCTCAGGGTAATCAGTACAATAAATCTAATCTTACTCATTGTTGTCTCTTTGAGTCGACCTAAATTGTAACTCGAGAGAAAATTCTACTTCGAACTGTCGAAGTACTGATTGCACCAAGCTCCTTCTTGAGTGTTTGTTGACCAAATAGTTCACTGAATCACCACCAGACGGCGGTCGCGGTTGTCACTCCAGACGATTCATTAACAGATAGCAATAGAAATTATTCCAATCTCTTTAATGATGTTTTTACAGTAAAACTTGCGTcaacaaattattaatttgataGGTCAGGTGCACAACAGAGTTGATAATTGATGCACTTAGTCGCTAATTTTAGACCAACTGCACTGATAATAATTAGCAATTAATTCCCAGCCTCTCAGACCAAGAACAATGCTCCTCTCAGCAGCATTCTTGAGCGTTTTCACCCTAACTGTGGTGTTTTATGTGGCCAAATGGATAAAGTTGCATGCTAAGGTCTTGATGgcgacggccaaaattcctgGTCCACCTCGAACAGGATTTTTGATAGGAAACTTGACTTATCTGCAAAACAGTCCAGGTAAAGAATCAGAAGTGAAGGCACCAGATTCGATTGTTCTTTGCAGAAAAGGTATTCAAGCGGTTGCGTGAAGCTACACACCACTTTTATCCCATCTATAGAATCAACACTTTGCACAAAAGTGGAGTGAATATTCTTTGCCCGGAAGATTGCGAGGTACTCTTGTTCCAGAGAGtggaacaattttaatttcttgtcCTTCA encodes:
- the LOC138127077 gene encoding cytochrome P450 4C1-like, with product MICFTLLCVAILIAVIFCIRLVIQHVDIVVHVHKLPGPPSKHFLFGNISELYGTTEHLFTILRKWGREHYPLYKNWILHLADVNVVNPDDFETILSSSKHIAKGQVYDMLQGWLGTGLLTSKGSKWQHRRKILTPAFHFNILQEFIKIFHEETDRLVEVLKKECDKPFVDVTGYISDFTLNTIGETAMGTNLGDETITSKSYKKAIHFISFIYTYRILRPWLMNKVLYLFSPWYYTESKTVKTLHDFTTDVIAKREKNFKPIKLDTNDDFVYSKRKRLAMLDLLLTAKKEDGSIDDEGIREEVDTFMFEGHDTTSAAICYALMLIACHPDVQERIVEEMHQVLAGSTKPDYKTLQELKYTERCLKEVLRLYPSVPFIGRVLGEDMTTSTGHLLKAGTNMHLHIYDVHHNPEIYPDPEKFDPDRFLPENCQNRHNFAYVPFSAGPRNCIGQKFAMLELKAVLCGVLGEFVLEPVDTPSTIIVKSELVLRNVQGIKIKFVPRTKETN
- the LOC138127008 gene encoding cytochrome P450 4c3-like encodes the protein MFLLTVLVYVAALAAIFFVLKWLKIQISNYAEMSKVAGPPQEGVIIGNMWYLQGTPELVFQRLREARKNFYPIYKLNAMFQCGANILSPEDCELIMSNPIHNQKGRIYDLLHNWLQDGLLTSSGQKWQTRRKILTPAFHFNILQQFILVFNEEAEKLVEELKKECNKSYVNVTPHIAQFTLKTIAETAMGTKLKFVTKEEIDYKQAVYDIGKILLYRLSHPWFIFKYFNYFSPWYLQEMKITGILHKFSKQVIIDREKNFKDIDFPIEEHDVYKGKKRLAMLDLLLSAKNKEGTIDNTGIQEEVDTFTFEGQDTTAQALGFILMLTACHKNAQELMLQEMKEVLGDLHKKPTYNDLQNLKYMERCIKEGLRLYPSVHFIARTLGEDLRTHSGYVLPKDTVAVMHIYDVHHNPEIYPDPEKFDPDRFLPENCQKRHPYAYLPFSAGSRNCIGQRFAMLELKAALCAILGNFILEPIDTPETIVVIVDIILRTKEGIKIKFVPRTNI
- the LOC138127080 gene encoding cytochrome P450 4c3-like — encoded protein: MFLLTVLMYVAALAAIFFVLKSIKILVSNYAKMSKLAGPPQGGVIIGNMWFLQGTPELIFQRLREARKNFYPIFVNAMLQCGANILSPEDCELIMSNPIHNQKGRIYHLLHNWLQDGLLTSSGQKWQTRRKILTPAFHFNILEQFILVFNEEAEKLVEELKKECNKPYVNVAPHIAQFTLKSIVETAMGTKLKFVTKEEIDYKQAVYVNCKILLYRLSHPWFISKYFNYFSPWYFQEMKITGILHKFSRQMIVDREKNFKDIDVPIEEHDVYKGKKRLAMLDLLLSAKNKEGTIDDTGIQEEVVTFTFAGQDSTAQALSFILMLTACHKNVQELMLQEMKGVLGDLSKKPTYNDLQSLKYMERCIKEGLRLYPSVHFIARTLGEDLRTHSGYVLPKDTVAIMHIYDVHHNPEIYPDPEKFDPDRFLPENCQKRHPYAYLPFSAGSRNCIGQRFAMLELKAALCAILGNFILEPIDTPETIVVIVDIILRTKEGIKIKFVPRTKNI
- the LOC138127085 gene encoding cytochrome P450 4C1-like; the protein is MLVSTITLSVVLIGVLLYYLKTLKHEFLKFRKLGKLPAPPCTNVIIGNVLHLHTSPENIFKTFRQWGQKYYPIYSIRVLNVNAACILQPEDFELILSNSKNNDKSIVYRMFEEWLGTGLLTSNGRKWMTRRKILTPGFHFSTLQQFVGIFNEETEKLVEIFKMLCDQPFISINSHITQFALKSIAETAMGTKLKFNTKKEIDYKQAIFNIGEILVYRVTHGWYLLKYFNIFSPTYSTERAALKTLHSFTQEVIADREKNFSTVPTEEHDVYTSKKRLAMLDLLITAKNEERVIDDEGIREEVDTFMFEGHDTTAVALDFALMLIACHKQVQDQIYEEIKSVLGDARAKPTYSDLQEMKYLERALKEVLRLYPSVHFISRKLGDDVVTASGYELPKNTLVHLHIYDLHHNPDIYPDPERFDPDRFLPENCQNRHPFAYLPFSAGSRNSIGQRFAMLELKAAICGILAHFVLEPVDTPSTIVLVVDLILRTKDPIRVKFVPRL